One genomic segment of Deinococcus humi includes these proteins:
- a CDS encoding YetF domain-containing protein: protein MSGPPIIPFDWQRIWLGDAPPLFLLEIVFRTAVIFVWLLLLLQLTGKRGLAQLSALELVIVIALGSAAGDPLFYPEVPLLHAMLALALVVGFQRVLAGLVVRSERVETFMEGQPVELVRDGVFSVAALERANLSREDLFEKLRFEGVMQLGEVRRAYFEQDGDLSVFRHDTDPPPGLPVVPPWDLEPPTVLNPDLPQQGFVACLDCGRVQQVSGLLVGCVCGGKAGWTVATADPLATAEAEKDRQAALWSAP from the coding sequence GTGAGCGGCCCGCCCATCATCCCCTTCGACTGGCAGCGCATCTGGCTGGGTGACGCGCCGCCGCTGTTCCTGCTGGAAATCGTCTTCCGCACCGCCGTGATCTTCGTCTGGTTGCTGCTCCTGCTGCAGTTGACCGGCAAACGCGGGCTGGCCCAGCTCAGCGCGCTGGAACTGGTGATTGTCATCGCGCTGGGCTCGGCGGCGGGCGATCCGCTGTTCTATCCCGAAGTCCCGCTGCTGCACGCCATGCTGGCACTGGCGCTGGTGGTGGGCTTTCAACGGGTGCTGGCCGGGCTGGTGGTCCGCTCCGAGCGGGTGGAGACCTTTATGGAGGGCCAGCCGGTGGAGCTGGTGCGCGACGGCGTATTCAGCGTGGCCGCGCTGGAGAGAGCCAACCTGAGCCGGGAGGACCTGTTTGAGAAACTGCGTTTCGAGGGGGTCATGCAACTGGGCGAGGTCCGCCGTGCCTACTTCGAGCAGGACGGTGACCTATCCGTCTTCAGACACGACACGGACCCGCCGCCCGGTCTCCCCGTGGTGCCGCCGTGGGACCTGGAGCCGCCCACCGTGCTGAACCCGGACCTGCCTCAGCAGGGGTTTGTGGCCTGCCTGGACTGCGGGCGGGTCCAGCAGGTCAGTGGTCTGCTGGTCGGCTGTGTGTGCGGGGGCAAGGCGGGCTGGACGGTGGCGACGGCTGATCCACTCGCAACTGCAGAGGCGGAAAAGGACCGCCAAGCGGCCCTGTGGTCTGCTCCCTAA
- a CDS encoding IS6 family transposase has protein sequence MLDHRFTLSYRDVEELLLERGITVTRESIRTWYIKFSALFAQGLRHREPRRGSRRHVDVTVRGRRWGQTLAVGAVDEHGAVLDVLLQQHRDTEAAKSFFHRLRGEYDTPEVIHTDKLWSYGAALRELPVLHPVEHVQVIATARCNNLIEQSHRPTRKQERQQRGFKSRRRAQGFLNLHARITNLHHPARSTVPAPQRRFHQEKVFKTWRQVVEQAA, from the coding sequence ATGCTCGATCATCGCTTCACCCTCAGCTATCGGGACGTCGAAGAACTGCTGCTGGAACGGGGGATCACCGTCACCCGCGAGTCCATTCGGACTTGGTACATCAAATTCAGCGCCCTCTTTGCACAGGGCCTGCGTCACCGGGAACCCCGTCGGGGTTCCCGGCGGCATGTCGACGTTACGGTGCGTGGACGTCGGTGGGGTCAAACACTGGCTGTGGGGGCCGTAGACGAACACGGTGCCGTGCTGGACGTCCTCCTTCAACAACACCGGGACACCGAAGCTGCCAAGTCGTTCTTTCATCGCCTGCGGGGGGAATACGACACGCCGGAGGTCATTCACACCGACAAGCTCTGGAGCTATGGCGCGGCCCTGCGCGAGCTTCCCGTGCTCCACCCCGTGGAGCACGTCCAGGTGATTGCGACGGCACGCTGCAACAACCTGATTGAACAGTCTCACCGACCCACCCGGAAGCAGGAACGTCAGCAGCGAGGCTTCAAATCACGACGAAGGGCACAAGGTTTTCTCAACCTACACGCTCGAATCACGAACCTTCACCACCCTGCTCGCTCCACCGTCCCTGCTCCCCAGCGCCGTTTTCACCAGGAAAAAGTCTTCAAGACCTGGCGGCAGGTCGTGGAACAGGCGGCCTGA
- a CDS encoding CopG family transcriptional regulator → MTSSKLSISLNAQLVDFLEHYQAAHQIRSRSEVISEAVALLQERELEQQYAEALEEWAPEADAWEVVTGDGLTEERDAAR, encoded by the coding sequence ATGACCTCGAGCAAGCTCAGTATCAGCCTGAATGCCCAACTGGTGGATTTTCTTGAGCACTACCAAGCGGCCCACCAGATCCGCTCCAGATCCGAGGTCATCAGTGAGGCGGTGGCTTTGCTCCAGGAACGCGAGCTCGAGCAACAGTACGCCGAGGCGCTGGAAGAGTGGGCACCGGAAGCGGACGCCTGGGAAGTGGTGACTGGCGACGGACTGACCGAGGAACGCGATGCAGCGCGGTGA
- a CDS encoding type II toxin-antitoxin system PemK/MazF family toxin — MQRGEVYFADLNPARGSEANKRRPVLIVSNDGLNRTVARLGRGVITIVPLTSNTERVYNFQVLLPALTSGLPQDSKAQCEQVRSVAAERLTGPAVCRIPSDLMVRVDAALRLHLAL; from the coding sequence ATGCAGCGCGGTGAGGTTTATTTTGCAGACCTCAATCCTGCCCGCGGCTCCGAGGCCAACAAGCGCCGGCCGGTGCTCATCGTCAGCAACGACGGCCTGAACCGCACCGTGGCCCGGCTCGGCCGCGGCGTGATCACCATCGTGCCGCTGACCAGCAACACGGAGCGCGTCTACAATTTTCAGGTCCTTCTGCCGGCTCTCACCAGCGGCCTGCCCCAGGACAGCAAAGCCCAGTGCGAGCAGGTGCGCAGCGTGGCCGCCGAACGCCTGACTGGTCCCGCCGTCTGCCGAATTCCCAGCGACCTGATGGTCCGCGTCGACGCCGCCCTCCGCCTGCACCTGGCCCTGTGA
- a CDS encoding S8 family peptidase encodes MFHLHRLTSKVVLACCLTIGLTACPGPVPPPSPSALTVEQWALTEATPGAAFIAEMSRAPQGTFQAELTDVDGERTPLTVDVQGTALQLRVPVTASGGFQQLRLTGEGQTFEQTVTVLGSRGFVDDTRVLALVQAETARTTFEAALAAQGLALASGGWRELDGDAGPCADRLAVVGTGGAGVGETLARLRALPGVRVADAEGLFKVDPASLWDRGLINVRFYYKRAIGNGDTTGSGVTVAVLDTGIRADDPEFPASEDPADPRRVLPGRNFVNVSAAPNDDFRFSFFGHGNSVAQMIAGLQRGVASGSEVLPVKVCDESGVCRTSHIVQGLCYAMSAAAPGRTVLNLSFGADVPSEIMRRALVAATDADTLIAAAVGNEAAGQSESRTVSKQHFPASYDLPGVLVVGALESVDPPFDVSDGNGGSEDLFADVSGWKRATTSRKAAALDVVAPGVIRFTDDTVQVPNGTSFATPLAAGALAQWREACPTASPTALVIQIKADAVLTNIREADRNATSVGTGLLQLRASATRCPEI; translated from the coding sequence ATGTTCCACCTTCACCGCCTGACGTCGAAGGTCGTACTTGCCTGTTGCCTGACGATCGGCCTGACGGCCTGCCCCGGACCTGTCCCGCCGCCCTCCCCGTCGGCCCTGACCGTCGAGCAGTGGGCCTTGACCGAGGCCACGCCCGGTGCAGCCTTCATCGCCGAGATGAGCCGCGCGCCTCAGGGCACCTTTCAGGCAGAGCTGACCGATGTGGACGGCGAACGTACGCCGCTGACAGTCGACGTGCAGGGCACGGCGCTGCAGCTGCGGGTGCCCGTCACAGCCAGCGGTGGCTTCCAACAGCTGCGCCTGACGGGCGAGGGCCAGACGTTCGAGCAGACCGTCACCGTGCTCGGCTCGCGCGGCTTCGTGGACGACACGCGCGTCCTCGCGCTGGTCCAGGCGGAGACGGCGCGCACCACGTTCGAAGCGGCCCTCGCCGCGCAGGGGCTCGCCCTCGCGTCAGGCGGCTGGAGGGAACTCGACGGGGACGCCGGGCCCTGTGCCGATAGGCTGGCAGTCGTGGGCACCGGCGGCGCCGGCGTCGGCGAGACGCTCGCGAGATTGCGCGCCCTGCCGGGCGTGCGCGTGGCGGACGCCGAGGGACTCTTCAAGGTCGATCCCGCGTCGCTGTGGGACCGTGGACTGATCAACGTCCGGTTTTACTACAAGAGGGCGATTGGCAACGGCGACACCACGGGCAGCGGCGTGACGGTCGCGGTGCTCGACACCGGCATCCGTGCCGATGACCCCGAGTTCCCAGCGTCGGAGGACCCGGCCGATCCCCGGCGCGTGCTTCCAGGGCGGAACTTCGTCAACGTGTCCGCGGCGCCGAACGATGACTTCCGCTTTTCGTTCTTCGGTCACGGCAACAGCGTCGCGCAGATGATCGCAGGTCTGCAGCGCGGTGTGGCGAGCGGCTCGGAGGTGTTGCCCGTCAAGGTGTGTGACGAAAGCGGCGTATGCCGCACGTCGCACATTGTCCAGGGCCTGTGCTACGCGATGTCCGCCGCGGCGCCCGGCCGCACGGTGCTCAACCTCAGTTTCGGCGCAGACGTCCCGAGCGAAATTATGCGCCGCGCCCTGGTCGCCGCAACCGACGCTGACACGCTGATCGCGGCGGCGGTCGGAAACGAGGCTGCCGGGCAGTCGGAATCCCGCACAGTGTCCAAGCAGCACTTCCCGGCTTCGTATGACCTGCCAGGTGTTCTGGTCGTCGGCGCGCTCGAATCGGTGGATCCGCCATTCGACGTTTCAGACGGCAACGGAGGCAGCGAAGACCTCTTCGCGGACGTGAGCGGCTGGAAGCGCGCGACGACCAGCCGGAAGGCGGCGGCCCTCGACGTCGTCGCGCCAGGCGTCATCCGCTTTACCGACGACACGGTCCAGGTGCCGAACGGCACCTCGTTCGCGACCCCACTCGCGGCAGGCGCACTCGCACAGTGGCGCGAGGCATGTCCCACGGCGTCTCCCACAGCGCTGGTTATACAGATCAAGGCGGACGCGGTCCTGACGAACATCCGTGAAGCGGACCGCAATGCGACCAGCGTCGGTACGGGCCTGCTGCAGCTGCGGGCCAGCGCCACGCGCTGCCCTGAAATTTGA
- a CDS encoding diguanylate cyclase, translating into MTGVFLLSLTSTLRANRNALFRLLVRYLGAVSVAFLLLLNTVQVAPGLLLDLRAVIVALAAQRHGFLAGLLVAIPVALYRLLLAGAGAGPSVLGLLLITALFSWRTGLFRTKPNVELLPWWRPLVLFGLTSLTTFLGFTLAGKSLLEALPVYLAMTCLSVLGLLTAQAVDQTRLRALARTEHLEQLVYLDPLTGAFNRRRFDDDLGHPEPPAFLLLLDLDHFKRVNDTYGHEAGDQVLAATVQVLQETVRLTDSVYRLGGEEFAVLLSPCAPDAAFRMSERVRHAVARDVAPRAGLSGEQVTVSGGLIPVAGLKRDILRAADDLLYSAKRAGRNCILVPQP; encoded by the coding sequence GTGACGGGCGTGTTCCTCCTGAGTCTCACGTCCACGCTGCGCGCCAACCGCAACGCCCTGTTCCGACTGCTTGTGCGCTATCTGGGGGCCGTGAGCGTGGCCTTTTTGCTGCTGCTCAACACCGTCCAAGTGGCCCCCGGCCTGCTGCTTGACCTCCGGGCCGTCATCGTCGCTCTTGCGGCGCAGCGTCACGGCTTCCTCGCCGGCCTATTGGTGGCCATCCCGGTGGCCCTCTACCGCCTCTTGTTGGCCGGCGCCGGCGCCGGCCCTTCTGTTCTGGGCCTGCTGCTGATCACCGCACTGTTCAGCTGGAGAACGGGACTCTTCCGAACCAAACCCAACGTCGAACTGCTGCCGTGGTGGCGCCCCCTCGTACTCTTTGGGTTGACCAGCCTGACAACATTCCTTGGGTTCACCCTCGCGGGAAAGTCATTGTTGGAAGCTCTTCCGGTCTATCTGGCCATGACCTGCCTCAGCGTCCTTGGCCTGCTGACTGCACAGGCCGTTGATCAAACCCGGCTCCGAGCGCTGGCCCGTACCGAACACTTAGAGCAACTCGTCTACCTGGACCCCCTAACGGGTGCCTTTAACCGGCGCCGCTTCGACGATGACCTGGGTCATCCCGAGCCGCCCGCTTTTCTCCTGCTGCTGGACCTAGATCATTTCAAACGGGTTAACGACACTTACGGGCATGAGGCGGGCGACCAGGTTTTGGCGGCGACGGTCCAAGTCCTGCAGGAGACGGTGCGTCTGACGGACAGCGTCTACCGACTGGGCGGGGAGGAATTTGCCGTGCTGCTGTCGCCCTGCGCGCCGGACGCCGCCTTCCGGATGAGCGAGCGCGTCCGGCATGCTGTGGCGCGGGACGTCGCGCCACGCGCTGGTCTGAGCGGCGAGCAGGTGACAGTTTCTGGTGGACTGATTCCTGTCGCTGGGCTCAAGCGCGATATTCTCCGGGCCGCTGACGATTTGCTCTATTCTGCCAAGAGGGCGGGGCGCAACTGTATCCTGGTGCCGCAGCCCTAA
- a CDS encoding PAS domain-containing sensor histidine kinase produces the protein MLFDPAHISESSVGLEDLLNTLPSMTWCADAHGLTTFVNRDLLAFTGRSPEAFLQQRFAVAVHPEDRDGFQKCWEQSWMDVMPFHCEFRLEHHDGTYRWIRSEARSLHAKTGEVMGWIGSCTQIDDLKIAQQQANHHLQRLERNEERFRALVQATHQTVWSAVPYGAPQVDSQGWPGLLGQHPGLGPDAWLDLVHPEDVLATAQAVEQANTQRTPYVVEHRLRQPDGSYRLMLGRAFPLQDADGRITEWIGMHTDITEDRRREQVLRDSEQRYRALFEAMPNIVWMSSREGQVQRFNEHWHRFTGLPTEPHGLSWLDAVHPEDRPAAVQARTEGLRTGQAYELEVRLRRHDGVYRWHACQIAPFSSGVASDESGWLGYAVHIHERKLAELSIQRSEARFRSLVTASSQVVWITTPEGLASSSQPAWEELTGQDCEASRGQGWTEAIHPDDRAEVIQAWNEALRTRTTYQLKHRLRTPEGTYRWYLARAVPVWEPEGLVREWVGIHADIHEQKLGEFSRLRLERLVNESDDLIGLMDLGGQFEYLNPVGLRLLEREEGSSWTWEDITVPAAQHQLRTQIYPALLSTGHWLGDLDLQHEGTGQRLPVNASLMLINDPTTGQPVNIAITARDIRERQRDRARLARLVEASSDYIGIANREHRIMYVNRAGRALVGLGEHDPLGEIFTVVHESDRERFETQILPEVDRNGCWQGDLKLRHTVTGEAIPVWRTIFTLTDPSTGLMDGYGTITRDMRDRLAVERDLQRSNTELQRSLAELEQFAYVASHDLQEPLRTVTSFSELLVNRYADQFDERGHLYARLITEATTRLGTLLQDLQTYARVASARNEAEPVDTQLVLAQVFQTLEMEVQGTRAQLHAGALPTVTGHAAQLRQVFVNLIGNALKFRAPDRAPFIQVDAVREEEAWRFSVSDNGLGIAPEFHERIFTIFQRLHTREKYEGNGIGLSVARKIVERQGGRLWLESTPGSGTTFFFTWPVKGRPV, from the coding sequence ATGCTGTTTGATCCGGCCCACATCTCAGAGTCATCTGTAGGTCTAGAAGACCTCCTCAACACGCTGCCCTCGATGACCTGGTGCGCCGACGCCCATGGCTTGACCACCTTCGTAAACCGTGACCTGCTCGCGTTCACGGGCCGCTCCCCCGAGGCCTTCCTCCAGCAACGCTTCGCCGTGGCCGTGCACCCTGAGGACCGGGACGGGTTCCAAAAGTGCTGGGAGCAATCCTGGATGGACGTCATGCCGTTTCACTGCGAGTTCCGTCTGGAGCACCACGACGGGACGTACCGCTGGATCCGTTCCGAGGCCAGGTCACTGCACGCCAAGACGGGCGAGGTGATGGGCTGGATCGGCAGCTGCACCCAGATCGACGACCTGAAGATCGCCCAGCAGCAAGCGAACCACCACCTGCAGCGCTTGGAGCGGAACGAGGAGCGGTTCCGCGCCCTCGTCCAGGCCACCCATCAGACGGTCTGGTCCGCCGTGCCGTACGGAGCGCCGCAAGTCGACAGCCAGGGGTGGCCTGGGCTGTTGGGCCAGCACCCCGGACTCGGGCCGGACGCCTGGTTGGACCTGGTTCACCCGGAGGACGTCCTGGCAACGGCGCAGGCGGTTGAACAGGCCAACACCCAGCGCACCCCTTATGTGGTCGAACACCGCCTGCGTCAGCCTGACGGCAGCTACCGCCTGATGCTGGGCCGGGCCTTCCCTCTGCAGGATGCCGACGGACGCATCACCGAGTGGATCGGCATGCATACCGACATCACCGAGGACAGGCGAAGGGAGCAGGTGCTGCGCGACAGTGAGCAGCGCTACCGCGCCCTGTTCGAGGCCATGCCCAACATCGTCTGGATGTCCTCGCGCGAAGGTCAGGTTCAGCGCTTCAACGAACACTGGCACCGGTTCACCGGCCTGCCCACCGAACCGCATGGCCTCTCATGGTTGGACGCGGTTCACCCGGAGGACCGGCCCGCTGCTGTTCAGGCCCGCACCGAAGGGCTCCGCACCGGGCAGGCGTATGAACTTGAGGTGCGGTTGCGCCGTCATGATGGGGTTTACCGCTGGCACGCCTGTCAGATTGCCCCCTTCTCTTCCGGAGTGGCGAGCGACGAGAGCGGCTGGCTGGGGTATGCCGTGCACATCCACGAGCGGAAGCTGGCCGAACTGTCCATTCAGCGCAGCGAAGCCCGGTTCCGGTCGCTGGTCACTGCCAGTTCCCAGGTCGTCTGGATCACGACGCCAGAGGGGCTGGCCAGCTCCTCCCAGCCCGCCTGGGAGGAGCTGACGGGACAGGATTGCGAGGCGTCGCGCGGCCAGGGCTGGACGGAGGCCATTCATCCGGATGACCGCGCAGAGGTCATCCAGGCCTGGAATGAAGCGCTTCGAACCCGAACCACCTATCAGTTGAAGCATCGCCTGCGCACCCCTGAGGGCACGTACCGTTGGTATCTGGCCCGCGCCGTCCCTGTCTGGGAGCCGGAGGGCCTGGTGCGCGAGTGGGTCGGCATTCACGCGGACATTCACGAGCAAAAACTTGGTGAATTCAGCCGTCTGCGTCTGGAACGGCTGGTGAACGAGAGCGATGACCTGATCGGCCTGATGGATCTGGGCGGCCAGTTCGAGTACCTCAATCCAGTGGGGCTCCGGCTGCTCGAGCGTGAGGAGGGCTCCAGCTGGACTTGGGAAGACATCACTGTTCCAGCAGCGCAACATCAGTTGCGCACACAGATCTACCCCGCCCTGCTGTCCACGGGCCATTGGCTCGGGGATCTGGATCTTCAGCATGAGGGCACTGGGCAACGGCTTCCGGTGAATGCCAGTCTGATGCTGATCAACGACCCCACCACCGGTCAGCCAGTCAATATTGCGATCACCGCGCGGGACATCCGCGAGCGGCAACGGGACCGGGCCCGGCTCGCCCGCCTCGTGGAAGCGAGCAGCGATTATATCGGGATCGCCAACCGCGAGCACCGCATCATGTATGTGAACCGGGCCGGGCGCGCACTGGTGGGTCTGGGTGAGCACGATCCACTGGGTGAGATCTTCACCGTCGTGCACGAGAGCGACCGCGAGCGGTTTGAAACGCAGATCCTGCCCGAAGTCGACCGGAACGGCTGTTGGCAGGGTGACCTCAAACTGCGCCATACCGTTACGGGGGAAGCCATTCCCGTGTGGCGCACCATCTTTACCCTCACCGACCCGAGTACCGGCCTGATGGATGGCTACGGAACGATCACGCGGGACATGCGCGACCGCCTGGCGGTGGAGCGGGACTTGCAACGGTCCAACACCGAATTGCAGCGCAGTCTGGCTGAGCTGGAGCAGTTCGCCTACGTGGCCAGTCATGACCTGCAGGAGCCCCTGCGGACAGTCACCAGCTTCTCGGAACTCCTGGTCAACCGTTACGCCGACCAATTCGACGAGCGTGGCCACCTGTATGCCCGCCTGATCACTGAGGCGACCACCCGCCTGGGGACTTTGTTGCAAGACCTGCAGACGTATGCCCGGGTTGCCAGTGCAAGGAATGAAGCTGAACCGGTAGACACTCAGCTGGTCCTTGCCCAAGTGTTTCAGACTCTAGAGATGGAAGTGCAGGGGACACGGGCGCAGCTTCACGCTGGAGCGCTGCCGACGGTCACCGGTCACGCCGCGCAACTCCGGCAGGTCTTTGTGAACTTGATTGGCAACGCACTCAAGTTCAGAGCGCCGGACCGCGCCCCCTTCATTCAGGTGGATGCGGTTCGGGAAGAAGAGGCCTGGCGCTTCTCGGTGTCGGACAACGGTCTGGGCATTGCCCCGGAGTTTCACGAACGGATTTTTACGATCTTCCAGCGCCTGCACACCCGGGAAAAGTACGAGGGCAACGGAATCGGTCTCTCGGTGGCGCGCAAAATCGTGGAGCGTCAGGGGGGGCGCCTGTGGCTGGAGAGTACACCCGGGAGCGGCACGACCTTCTTCTTCACCTGGCCTGTGAAGGGACGTCCAGTATGA
- a CDS encoding response regulator produces MTLHNVLLVDDSFPDVILMEEAFGATVKQLHLSHVEDGVEALAFLRREGPYTGAPRPKLVLLDLNMPRMNGFEVLSHIRADPVLRGLPVLVFSTSKEERDIQQAYDLGANAFLTKPRDLSGAIALVQVIEQFWLVKAQLPGGA; encoded by the coding sequence ATGACCCTCCACAACGTGCTGCTGGTGGATGACAGCTTCCCGGACGTCATCCTGATGGAAGAAGCGTTTGGGGCAACCGTCAAACAGCTGCACCTGAGTCACGTTGAGGATGGCGTGGAGGCCCTGGCTTTCCTGCGGCGCGAAGGGCCGTATACCGGCGCACCCAGGCCAAAACTGGTGTTGCTGGATTTGAATATGCCGCGCATGAACGGCTTTGAGGTGCTCAGCCATATCCGGGCCGATCCGGTGCTCCGGGGCCTTCCGGTGCTCGTGTTCTCGACCTCGAAAGAGGAGCGCGATATCCAGCAGGCCTACGACTTGGGCGCCAACGCGTTTCTGACCAAACCCCGGGATCTGTCCGGGGCCATCGCGCTGGTTCAGGTGATCGAACAATTCTGGCTGGTCAAGGCACAGTTGCCTGGAGGAGCGTAG
- a CDS encoding response regulator codes for MRQVLLIEDYLPDAILLQEWLSQENVSWTVHHVVSCASAEQAWGSQPFDLVLLDLDVPDGFGMPLVRRVLALVKQTPVVILSGQRNEAQEAEALALGVQAYLVKGQEAVRALVASFPSSAFAPP; via the coding sequence ATGAGGCAGGTGCTGCTGATTGAAGATTACCTTCCGGACGCCATCTTGTTGCAGGAATGGCTGAGCCAGGAGAACGTGTCCTGGACGGTGCACCACGTCGTGAGCTGTGCCAGCGCCGAACAGGCCTGGGGAAGTCAGCCCTTCGATCTGGTGTTGCTGGATCTGGATGTTCCGGATGGCTTTGGAATGCCGCTGGTGCGGCGGGTGCTGGCCCTGGTCAAGCAAACGCCGGTCGTGATTCTGAGCGGCCAGCGCAATGAAGCCCAGGAGGCGGAGGCGCTTGCCTTGGGTGTGCAGGCCTACCTGGTCAAGGGCCAGGAGGCAGTGAGGGCCCTGGTAGCATCCTTCCCCTCTTCGGCGTTTGCTCCACCCTGA
- a CDS encoding ester cyclase — MLGRWRARGTLQGIPGTSWAVPGRAVNFTGSDKLHMMDGRIVEYWANADSLLFMQQIGAIPGSSPELSGLYARRLSHSLGVGRKKRAAQRSRPSGLEKCPCPVQAVRQPLNGCFRVVEVTTRDRAPPIAFT, encoded by the coding sequence CTGCTTGGACGCTGGCGGGCGCGGGGCACCTTACAGGGGATACCAGGAACGTCCTGGGCCGTTCCCGGGCGTGCGGTGAACTTCACGGGCTCCGACAAGCTGCATATGATGGACGGAAGGATCGTCGAGTACTGGGCCAATGCGGACAGTCTGCTGTTTATGCAGCAGATCGGCGCCATCCCCGGGAGCAGCCCTGAGCTCTCTGGCCTCTATGCCCGCCGCCTCTCCCACAGCCTGGGCGTGGGCCGAAAGAAGAGGGCCGCTCAACGGAGCCGCCCCTCTGGTCTTGAGAAATGCCCCTGCCCTGTCCAGGCCGTGAGACAACCGCTTAACGGCTGTTTTCGGGTGGTTGAGGTTACAACGCGCGACCGCGCTCCACCAATAGCATTCACGTAA